The following nucleotide sequence is from Puntigrus tetrazona isolate hp1 chromosome 12, ASM1883169v1, whole genome shotgun sequence.
AGACTCGCATTTCTTCCGCTCATTATTCAGGAGATGTGCAAACTTTGTTTTGGGGTGGAACGCAGCATGCTGGGGTCATGGATCGTTACCGGGAAACAGAAGGGAATGAGGAAAGGAGATAAACATGGAAGATGGGAGATTAGAAGAGAGCCAGAGTTTGGAGGTGAGCACAACATTGAGCTTGGAGTCATTTACATTATCCCTCCGAAGCTTTAACCATGCCAGGATTACACCAATGAGCCCAACACTACTGTTGTACTGGATGGCTCTGTTCACTTTCATCGCCCACACACgctcatacacacatacaaagaaTACAAATcctacaaatacattaaatgcaaaacaaaagctacttttaatctctctcttttgtaatttttctgaacataaatgtatacaatcACAGCTCATTTTGCAAACAATGTGTACTAGAAGCAGTAATAATCATTTTCTGATTACAGTGTTTACTGCCTCCATTTCTCATGCATTCagaattcattttattgtttcatcTTCGCCTGCTaagaaaggaaaatattttttggcacTCATAGCCTGTAGGTTGTTCTTAAAATCAACCATTCATAATTGAATGCTCAATATTAATAAcctcataatattaataacctcataaaaaatatatatatatatatatatatatatatatatatatatatatatatatatatatatatatatatatatatatacacacactatctAAAGATTGTGTATGATGAAAAgcgcaaaaaataaatagactggaattaaaatattacaattttatttaacaatttaatcaGAATCGTTATGCATTTCTCCAGGCCAGCTGAATTATGCAGCGTAGCAGAGTGAGCCTGCAAAGCATCTCAATGCAGTCATTTGACAGCACCTGCTCTCCCCACAGGCCAGTGTACCAACTCTTGCTAGAGAAGAGTGTCAAAATGGAGTCTCCATccacaaatacatacagtacCATTCTTCTCTAAGTACTTTAGCCTCTTATGAGCGCCCAACGCACCAGGTGCAGAAAGCCCAAATGTCACTTCTATCTATGCTTATCTATCCATTCGAGGCGAGCTGATAACTTGCGTAATTCAATACTGAGGATATGCAATAACTGAACTGTAATCCCCTTTACTCTGCCACAGCAGTATGCAATAATGTCATGTCATATCTTGTTATAGGACAAGATGTGAGTTTCAGCCTATGAACGAATGGGTAGGTGGTGGGAAAGGCAAAAAGAGACTAAAGAATAAGAGATCAACATAGACAGCATGGTCCTTTTGTTACACAGAACTATTGTAAGGCTTTAGAAGACTTGGAATAAAGTGCTAAAAGTCACATGAACCACTTTTATGGAGCTTATTTGAAGCTTGAAAGCAACTAGGAACTATGTCTTAGTGTCTTCACAGACGAAAGCcagccatacaggtttggaacagagGTGTTTTACTGGGCCACAAGCCCTAGTGAAATACAGCTGTGCCCCAGTAAAATATTGCTGATAAATCCTTGTTTGATGATAGAGATTGCATATGATTCATTCAGAGAGTTCACTCAGGCACTGAATCATTTGCAGCTGTTTCTCACACCAAAATAGTAACAGGATACTTTAAgaggcaaaaaacaaaaaagagcaaCGTATGAGATGTATATTTACAAACCATTGTGGGAAACAAAACTTATAAAACAAATGTCTTCTACTGTTTGTCAATGATGAAGCAGCTCTTTGTTGTGCTTTATAATGCAGCTTCTGAACAACTGCAAGCTGTGACAACTTAGCTAAATATAGGGACACTTTTTTGGACCTGTGCCCcagtcttaaaaaaataatatacagacACCTCTGTCCAAACCAGACTTGACCACTATAGGATTTTTAGTCTTTTCATTACGCAAGTGtatattcgttttttttacttcctcgTGATACTGCTATTCTATGCACTGGATTGTTTTGCAAGTCCTGTCTATTCTGTGAATAACAAAAGGATAAGAGAAGTGCTGGCTACTTCAGCATAGCGGGTACAAGCTGGTTGTGGCGTTGTGTGTTTGCCCATGAAATGCGCTATCATATCACTTATGTTGAAAGACTATGTTGTGGTGAAAACACGCACCCGATTCCATTTCCTAGTGCATGGAATAGGCATTCTCACCACTTTTAAAAAAGAGGCCTGATCAATTATTTACACTTCCTGCCACATGCGTTCTAcatgtttctctttctgtacattaatattttagccTACACTGCGACATCCGTCCCCCCCAAACTCTAGGCTTCCCAGCGGACATTTTGTCCACATAAATCACACAGTGACATTAAAGAAGCCTAAGATGGCCTTCACTGCCACTTACACGCAGAGTACACATCGGCGCATTAATCTCGCCTCTCTCAGACAGAGGAGAGAGCCCGGCGCTCACGGCGTACTAAAATGTCACTAACAAACAAGGCCGCTCCGGAGAGGACTGTCTGTAAGTGCACAGTTACAAAAAGACCACGAGGACAACTTGGAAGTCCGCTGAAAATGTCACGTCACTTTTTGCTGATAACAGTCAGCTAATCTGCAAGATAAAAGCAGTACTTCATTTCGGAGCGGCCTGGAAAACATCAGGTGGAGGAGAAGTTCTCCCTCAAGGTTCGTCTCTCGCTCTCTGAGCCTCTAAGGTTGTGATTGGTGGTCGGGTATCACGTGGCTACCCTGTTGCTGGTATCTGGGGAGAGCAGCGTGGCAGCAGCAGCTGGAACTACGCTCCTCTTGGCCCAGGCGAAAGCCTCGCTGACCTCCCATGAGACGGCGCTAAATGGATTTCTGTCTTTAATCCCTGTGTATGATTTTATGGTACACCTTTCTCCGGAGCCACAGGGGTTGCTGCGTACTCCACTCGAGTGCATGCTACAGTACGTGTTAGCACGTCAAAATTATTAATCGCCACGTCAGAGCTTTTCTCATCCTTGAGCCTTCTATTTTAGCAGCTAGAGTGTGATTTTCTGGCTATGTTTTTCCCCAGGCTTTAGCTTGACATGTTCTCGTGTTTTTCCGATGCCGCTGCGCTTTTCATACCTGACAAAATCCGCCAACCACGCTGCTTCCGACTGTGCGCCGAAGGTGTGCGTGGAATCACAATGATGTGTCAGTGAAGAAACATCCCCGCCCCAAAGGCAGATAGCCAGCTGCATTTAGAGCGCCAGCCGCCCACTGCCTCCTTACACAGGAAGTAATGAGGCTTGGCCCCTGAGCCAAATCAACCCCGAACATAGATAGGACATAGAGACCAACTGTGAAAAACACATACAGGAAACTCAAGCATGAAGACAAGGCAGAGAGGGAAAAGGAAATAAGGataaagaggaggaggagaacagAATAAAGGATAATATTAGAGTAGGAAATGTTAAGGCGGAGGGCGACGTGCATCAGGGTGAAAGAAATGGAGTCGGAAGGCAGGAAAGAAGATGAGCGGCTCAGGTTTCAACGCTGCGGCTAATGGACGGCTGCATGTCATCCTTCAGAACAATCGGATAATAATACAGATACGAATGAGAGATGCACTCTCATTGGGGCGATTTTAAAACCATGTTAGTGTCTCGCTTATTCAATTGGGAACCTATGGAAAATACAACATAGTCTCTCTCGGTGCATTACCATACAAGTCCCACCAAAACATAAGATCATTTTGCAGTCGTAAAGATGAATGCGTTTGCACATGGCCACTACTAGTGCATTTCATCATGTTCCCTCTCAGACGATCCTCAGAGAGAAAGTCCAAGCAGGGGCGGAACAGgcttgtattatattatacagtGATGTATTACCCGACACAATATTGCACATTCAAAATCTAACTTACAGTCCACTACTCTTTTCCATTTGCCATTTCTATTCATAAAACAGCTTGGCCCAACAATAACACCTCTCTTGCTTGATGCAGATCCAAGCATcctatatttcaaaatataaagaaatttcccactgtatgtatatatatatatatatatatatatatatatatatatatatatatatatatagagagagagagagagagagagagagagagagagagagagagagagagagagaattaggTAGCACTACCATTTTCAGCTGGGATATGTGTGTTAAGACTGGACTCgttttaaactataataatatttcatatgatTATATGATAATGTTATTGGAAAAGTTgcagttttattgtattgttaatcaaataaatgcagccttggtgcgcattcaaaaacatttaaaaatgttcccaACCCCCAAATAAttttgcttgcttgtttttcaGTAGCCATTTTAATATCTGCTTTTGAGAAACACAGTTTTATGGATATACAGACTGGGAAAAGGGCCCACCCATAAAAATTTTGTCACTGTGAATTTTAGCAACGACCCTGACACAGACAATGTGaacgtattaataaataaaaaagacagcCATGTGGTCTGCAAGAACCTTGGCCGAAAGCATGGTTACTCGTCCTTCTCTGGCCCCAGGGTCAGGGCCCTCCTTTGTCCCCCCACCCTTGCCTTATCAGTATTCGCTCCAGGGCACTTTCAGCTCAAGAAAAAATTCACTGCAATGTGAAAGAGAGAATGTGtggtattaaattatacatCAGCTTCTCTTTATACAAGCAGCTCGCTATGTTCTCACTGTTGACTAGGGTGTTGGATTCAGTTTACATATTCACACataactacagaaaaaaaatacatatatatttttttagataaaagtgAACTATGGGAACGTCGCCTAGGGGCATAACGAAGCAGATCTTGATTTGTTTCCCTTATGAGGAAACACAAACCATGGTTAACTGCATAGATTTGTGTATGCTGTAAACCTTTCTGTGATTTCCAAGATACAATTATTGAAGACAAAGCAGAAGCTCTAATGTGAAATTCATTTAAGTTAGCTCTGCAATTGTATTTTGACTGTAAGGGGCTGTTTAAACTCCCAGGATTGGATGACATTCAAACTCCACGCTAACTAATTGGTGCTGACACAAAATTGATGGCCTGCTTTTAACACcttgctttataaataaacaacattccAGATTTGATTACAGAAGTACATCAAATTAGCATGCAGACTAATGCTGATTCCCCATTCCCTAATGAAACTGACTTCTTTTGTTACTGAAAACAAAGTTGGATTTTGTTTAGACAGCACATTCTTTCGGGATTCATGACTGAACTGTGCAGTGTTAGAGAATAACGAACTCACTCACTATTTCAGTAGCTTGAAATCAGATTGACTTTCTTCAAATTAGTATAGGCTAGCTTTTCCAGTAACAACCCATGTGTATCGTATAGTGTGACCAAATGTGAACAATCAAACATACCTCCTGAAATGTCCCACACATGTAGCATTGCAATATCTGattcattttattgaactgtttaGGGTTCACGTGAATGAACAGATTGGGAGtgcatatttgaatatttcagcATTGATCAATTTTCAACATCAATAATTAGAatgcaacaaatcagcattttagaatgatttatgaaaaataagttTACACTGAAAAATGGATTCTTTGCCAAAACAGGGTGAAATTAATGactaaaactgcaaaaacatcTTAGTTCATCTCTGATTTGTCTTTTAATTGAGTATTTTGATCAGGCTCCTGTGAAAATAACATAGGatattttcaaaattcattCAATATCTGACTAATAACCTTCTCATtgccattaaagtgaaaatactAAACCTAATTATAAGAGacacttaaaaactaaaatctaagAAAAACCTAAGACGGACTCAGAGGTTTTTAATCTAAAGTCttcaattgcattttaaaatatatatttaaaatagaaaatagttcttgcaatagttatttaaatgtaacattttgtattttgtagtaTTAGTATAGCAACCTTAATTAACATTgctcattcattaattaaaacccCACTACTTTTATTATAGAGAAATACGCTAAATTGTAAGGTACATGGATAACTAATATACCAGGATGTGTGCATTTGAAAAGAATAGGCTAAGCAGCCTTAATGTAGCAAAATACTagcctgacaaaaaaaaaaaaagtagattgTTGCCTGACAGCTACAGCTTGAAAATAGCAATGCTGCTGTATTATATAGATGTATAAGGACATACATGGagtcacatacacacagattacaatataaatactaTTTCCCATTTGTAGTGGTCTCCTATCTCTCTTCTTCAGTtctctgtagtgtgtgtgtgtgtgtttcctcacGTGAGAGTCTTAGCGTGTATCCACTGCCTCAAGTCTACCTACCATACCTACTGCAGTACTCATATCTTTACTTATCTAAATGGAATCTCCACCCTAAGACCTGATCTCCACTGACAGGACGAGAGCAGCCAGCACCCTCTCCAGCACTACACTTCCTCTTTGCCttctatctgtctctcttcctctcaccATGACTATCTGCTTTAAATCAGGCGAAATCTCTCTCTAACAACAAACCTACTTTAAATGGGAGAACATGCTAATGCTATTGGGAAAAACGGAAGCAACACTGGCAGTCATTATTCCTGAAAACTGATatgaaacaaacagaacaagTGGGCAGCACCATGTCCACATGATACAGAGAGGATAAAgacaaagatgaaaaacagtTGCCTATGTGCTCTCTCATTAACATGCAGAACTAATGAACTCAGCGGCAGGCACAAAGACTATTAGACTGCTTGACTGCCTCTTTTGTAATGCCGAGAAGAGAGCTGGAATAGGTATCTATCCTGATCCATAAGAAGCTGGGAAAGGATTTTATTAGAAGAAAGATGACAAAAAAGGGTTTTATAAAAGCACGTCATCACAGACGGTGTGACAAGCTCACACGCACAAACATATCTACACACCCACATTCATGCATGTGTACAAtcgaaatgtttaaatgatcaGTCTTACGTGTCCTGAAGCGTTGGTGTGGCCGAGTAGGCTTGGTTGAAGGGCCCTTGGAGGAGCGGCCATGGTTCCAGCGTTGACCAGGTTTGGAAGGCGACGCGAGGGTGGAGGTCGTTTGGGCCGCTTGCGTGGTGCTTGTGCTCGTCATAATCGTAGTGGTCGTCGTGCTCGTGGTGGTCGTACTCGGTGGCCCAGCCCGTGCAGAAGGGGATGCATTTCGGCTCCCACCATCCCCATTGGGTTTTCGAACAGTGGTGCTGCGTGGGGTCACCTCCTTTCCTCCTGGTGGGGCAGGATTGGTGGCTCGGGTGGCGGTGGTGGTGTTGGTCAATCGCGTCCCCACTCTGTTATGCAGGTGTGGAGCTCTGTTTCCCGAGCCTCCCCCTAAGGCCCCGCCACCTCCTCCACTGCTGCTACTGCTACTGGCCGTGTGGTTTGAGGACTGCCCAATCCGAGTCCTTTGCACTGTACCTGTACCCTCAGCCGCTCGGGTCGCTGAACCCGGAGCCGCTGAGGGTGGGGAGGAAGTGGTAGACGTGGAGCCATCGGAACCCTTCGGCAGGGCACTGGGTTTAGATAGGAAAATCGGGTCCTGTCCGATGCGATTGGCATCCACCAGGTCAGTCGGGACGTAATCCTGCACTGAGCCCACCACAATCCATTTAAGAAGCATCAGGCTgaggcctaggcccacaaagCCCATCAGTAGGGGCACAACGCAAAGCCAGGTCTGCTGGCGGGGCCACACCGCACAGGGGCCACAGCGGAGGGGCCCTGGGGCCCGGGGAGAGGCTTGTTCACCCCCGGGCTCCTCCAGGGTCATGGTCTCCATGGTGGCCCCTAGTGCCGTTCTCTCACTCATGCTTCTGGGGTTCAGGGCCCAGCCAGGAAGTAGTGCAAGCAGTGGAGGGGGCTGGGGAGGGAGCCAAAACTGGGcatctcattaatattcatttaacacTCTTCCACAGATACAGATACATGCAATACCGACTACTCATATGAATAGCACAGCAGACATCAGccgatatataaatatatatatatatttatatacgaACACATAAAGAGTAATTCCttacaaatacaataaacaaaccCTAAAGCTCAAAGACACCAATAGTCacgtacacacgcacacatacacaaacaaacacacacacacacacactcgatcAGGAATAAAAGAGGACTAGGTTTGGGAGAAGAGCGGGTTTTGGGAATGAGCCTCTGTTTAGTTCAGCTTCCTTAGAACCGAAGGTAATTCCCAAGATGCTCCATAGATAGAGAtgaaaaatagaacaaaaattaagttttgcgGATCCGTCGGTGTTCTTCCCGGAGTCAAATTTTCCTTATAAATCCGTGAGTGTTTAAGCGAGGGCAGCTCCCTGCTGCAGATCTTCTCTCACAGCTGCATTAACGCATCGGTCGTCGCGGCTGGCGCAGCCCTGCctctgtatgtgtttgtgtgagtgtgtgtgtgtatatatatgtgtgtgtgtgtgtggagaagcTCAGGTAGTGGCAGAAGCACAGCTCCACTCAAGGGACAGCtctgcgtctctctctctcccccgaCACGGCACTTCGCCTCTGGCTACGCAGCTTGGATCTTCCCTCTAGTCTCTACAGCGGTGCATCAGTGGACACGGGCAGCCGGTAATCCACCCCACAGGAGAGAACAGCGGAGCGGGGGAGAATGATGTACTCTGATATCAGGCAGAGACGGCTGCGAGGGTTAAATCCATCAGATCCTTTTCCCAATCCCTGCCCTTAGTTCTCTCGCTCTGTCAGTGTACATCCGAGCCTCTGCCCTGCATCCGTCATTGCACCAGAATTCAAAGGCAGTCCTGTCTCTGAGCTTGCTACATTCCCACACTGAAAGACTCAGACCTTGGCAGAAACACAGGCACACAGAGTGTGAGAGAAGCAagcagagggagagagagagagagcggaaacaagagagagagagagagcaagcgATAGAATGTGCGACAGAGAGAAAGCAGAAGAGGAGGGAGAGTGAGTGGGTGAGCATGAGACTGGGAGAGAGTGAGATAGAGAAGGGAGGggaaaaggagagagagcgCTGCTCTGAAAACTGATGCGGCTGCTTTTCTTAGAGGCTGcagtgtgtgtctgcatgtgtgttttctagagtgtgtgtgtctcagagaGGGGTGGGGGTGTGTGAATGATGCTAGTTATAAATTTCTTCAGCAGCCACTCTTTTCCCTTCCCGGCCCTTCCATCTTTGTCGACTGCATATGTCCAGATTGACAAACATAAACTGTCCGATGTATGCACTTGAGCTTGAGCAAGGAAGAGCAGGGAGGGGACTGAAGGAAAGGAAAAGAGGAAGGTAAACATGAAGTAAAGAAGGACAGAAGGAAGAAGTGAAGAAAACTAATTGGAAAGAAAATAGGAAAgcaggaaaggaaaggaaaggaaaggaaaggaaaaggaaaggaaaggaaaggaaaggaaaggaaaggaaaggaaaggaaaggaaaggaaaggaaaggaaaggaaaggaaaggaaatttGTTTCACTGTCACATCCAGCAGCAATAGTTGTTGAGAAAGAGCAGCACAGGTAAAGTAGTTCAAATCCTTCCAGACGCCCGTCTCACAGATACACCCCCGAGTGCCTGAGGGACAGCATAAGAAGAGGCTTCTGGAAGACAGATAGAGACATAAAGTCTTGGTGCCATTGTAGGGTGACTTGTCTCAAACCAGAACATTCAGGGCGTTGAgggcaatcaaaaaaaaaaaaaaaagtatggcaGTGACTGTTGATTTTAAGATATGGTCGTTGCACTCAAAAATAAACGTGATTGTGGATAGGTGGGTTTAAAGGACTGTTCACATTGAGACGAATGTTCAGTGCTAAAATTGGttgcaataaacattttaatttgaatgagcAACTGTTATGTGTCTTTTCAGACAGACGCAAAGTTCTGCATATCAACAAGgcaagaattatttttttatggaggggttcttttaatatttagcaagtaaaaaaaaaaagaaacaattattgttttgaaattaatttgtgcagaatttctgtcattatttactcaacctcaagtTCCAAATTAATGTCTTTCATTATTCTGTTGagctaaaaagaaaatattttgaggaatgttgataaccaaacagttgatggtcCCCGCTGACTTTCAGGTTTACAAAAAATATCATGCAAGTCAATGCCTGATATCGACTGTTTACTTACCAACATtcagcttaataaaaaaaagaaactttttaggTGAAAATGGTTGGTCAAGTACAGCACACATCAGCAAAGAGAAGGGTGTAATTTTAAGAAAGATCTAGCCACTCTGTTTAAACATTACAAGgtcaataatagtaataataattcaagaTCTATAACATGCAATTCAGAATTAAGTTCATGTTgactttatatattacatttcataaatgatCAGCATAAAACTATGACACCAGTTCAACATCTAACATTGTCAGAAGAAAAATCTTCTGTCAGTGAAGTAAAAACTTTTACAGTGAAAGCAAAGTActtacttacatttttacatcttgTACAAACAAATAGATGGGCTTCTTTCAAATTGAAGTAGAAACGCTTTTCTTTGAAAGCTGCTTGCAGTAAGAGAACTGTAGGGAGCAGAAACAAGCTTGTGAACTTATCGTCATGGCAACCAAATACATTATTTGCTTAAACACACTCTACGATGAAGTATCTGCAAATTAAACAGCAGTACTAAAGAAGCAGCTTCctttgtcttcagtgtcacccAATTGAAAACCACAAACAATAAAGACAGCTACTGACACTCAGAACAGAACAGAGGAGCAGAGAAACAGAAACCGTGGTTTATTTACTAGACGACACACCTCGTGAAATCTGGATAAACCCAGGCATCTTGCCATCCTAGAATATTGCATAATCACAAAATACTGTACACGCACAAAAGAACAACACAAACAGACCACTTACCACACAATACAGAAGAAGGTTAAAGCCCTCGTTCAAGCAGATCCCTCTGCAAACAATcaataaaagcctttgtagAAACCCTTTCCTCTGGGGCACTAGACTGTGAATGCACACCCACCGTGAGTGTGACCTGGGGTGGATTTGAACACTTTTGCGCTCTGATTGACAGCACTTGATTGACAGGTGGACATTTGTGCAGGAGCAGAGACAATTAAACGTGTGGTGACCTCACATAGGACCTATTTCTAATAAGATAGGAGAAGCTCAGGGAGAACACGGTGTGAAACTAAGAAAACAGGCACATGGATGCCTTTGTTTGTCAACTGGAGCACCAAGGCGAAACAAAGAGTGATTGACAGGACGAGAttgagagaagaagagaagagcagGTACATCAGATGAGAACAAGATACCACCAGTGGTGCAGTTCTTTATGTGGAGgatgcaaatatttacataagaCATGCCGTCATCTTCAACACCGGATGACACAAAGTCAATAACACGTTTAAGAGCACAGAAATTCTTCTTCGCTCAGCATCAGTTTTGGGATGGAAAAATCTTGTTTACAACACAATTCTGAATGATTCTGAGCATCAGTAAAAAAAGACATGGACTGTGTAACACCATGAGCACAATATTCCTAATGTATTGGATCTCTTTTCCTCTGCAGAGCAAATGAAACCAATACCACTGGACTAGACATTGTAAATGACAGGACTGTCAGTATAcatctaaacatttatttgtgagTAACCGCATGGATTTAAATAGCAAGTGGGCTCCATAAAGAATTATTGAAGCcattgacaaaataaaatgaaagagatTGTGCCATTAAAGGAAGGCAATCCTCTGTTGGGTTAATGTCTTATTAGTCTGCGCGATGGAGTAATCACTTCCTTACTGgtcattttttaatctttgggTGCAGTTGACCTTGAATTGAACTGGATCCATCATTTATGGCGAGCCTTGCCAGAACAACATAATTGCATTCGAGAGATTGGAAGAGATTCTGTCTGTTTAAAGGGAAGAGTCTTTTTTGCTATTACGCTTGAGACTGGACTGAGATCCACCCACATTCACACAAACCcacacatttacatacacacGAGAAAACAGAATGCATTTTCTCTAACATACTGGTGggaaaagctttttaaaagctttagaAATGATAAATACAACATGATGCACAAAATATAAGATGCCCAGGCTTGGAAGAatataacagaaataataataatacatttacatgtatatcatacatttaaacattcgTACATGAAATGCATctcaaaatgctttcaaataaatttttaaagaattatataaAAGGAATAACCAAAATGGTGCTGTCCAACTATTAATCGCATTCAGAATAAtggtttttgtttataaaaagggtttttttcataaaaaatgaaatttctatgcattatttaatttaaaaacaggcacaaaaacaatatttattattactattattatattaatatataaatatttactgtatatgtttgtgtgtgtacaaatatgtagtacacatacatatattatgtaaacaaaagtttattttggatgcaattaatcatttgacattgATTACTACTTAcattatacaaaaacaatatataaaatcattgttattattattaataatattattatataacaacagTACAATTACAATACTATTAtggttgctgttgtttttaagcTATTAAaccataaatgttttatttttgcagagaACTGCAGGGAAACTtcacatttcataaaatattttaccttttt
It contains:
- the LOC122355804 gene encoding pro-neuregulin-3, membrane-bound isoform-like, which translates into the protein MSERTALGATMETMTLEEPGGEQASPRAPGPLRCGPCAVWPRQQTWLCVVPLLMGFVGLGLSLMLLKWIVVGSVQDYVPTDLVDANRIGQDPIFLSKPSALPKGSDGSTSTTSSPPSAAPGSATRAAEGTGTVQRTRIGQSSNHTASSSSSSGGGGGALGGGSGNRAPHLHNRVGTRLTNTTTATRATNPAPPGGKEVTPRSTTVRKPNGDGGSRNASPSARAGPPSTTTTSTTTTTIMTSTSTTQAAQTTSTLASPSKPGQRWNHGRSSKGPSTKPTRPHQRFRTLGLYVLSMFGVDLAQGPSLITSCSEAAWLADFVSMHSSGVRSNPCGSGERCTIKSYTGIKDRNPFSAVSWEVSEAFAWAKRSVVPAAAATLLSPDTSNRVAT